One window of Phycodurus eques isolate BA_2022a chromosome 8, UOR_Pequ_1.1, whole genome shotgun sequence genomic DNA carries:
- the hyi gene encoding putative hydroxypyruvate isomerase isoform X1: MAAEAAALLPPNGGVIDQLKEDTGAARVEVGGKSKVPRCLRRRRFASAPTSAGCSPSCRTSRNGCGRPPRPASERWRRPGPTTSTRWSSARPKSSTTWTSSSSTRRRVTSQRESWAWRRYPEEKKTSNEDSRRPSAMQQLSTAKGSTLWPAGFRRESTAAPRCRRWRPRSCATSPTLPSCSPRNDRPDRAHQHAADRRSLLSVLASPRRRHLEESGQGEHQTANGCFPLANYGRKPDAQHSAIFAAAGSRPGGSGPRQERAGQRRRDQLRLRLLHAGEAGLPRIRRLRVQAARKNAGRFGLAPRLPDTQEVTLHGQTMKAVASLLMLSRKMSYLRLHNWF, translated from the exons ATggcagcagaagcagcagcgCTCCTTCCTCCAAACGGAGGCGTCATCGACCAATTAAAAGAAGACACCGGCG CTGCCCGCGTCGAAGTTGGTGGAAAAAGCAAAGTTCCCCGATGTCTTCGTCGTCGGCGCTTCGCTTCTGCGCCAACATCAGCTGGCTGTTCACCGAGCTGCCGGACTTCCCGCAACGGATGCGGGCGGCCGCCGAGGCCGGCTTCCGAGCGGTGGAGGCGGCCTGGCCCTACGACGTCGACCCGCTGGAGCTCCGCGCGGCCAAAGAGCTCCACGACCTGGACGTCGTCCTCATCAACACGCCGCCGG GTGACGTCACAGCGGGAGAGTTGGGCTTGGCGGCGCTACCCGGAAGAGAAGAAGACTTCGAACGAGGACTCAAGGAGGCCGTCCGCTATGCAGCAGCTCTCGACTGCCAAAG GATCCACATTATGGCCGGCAGGATTCCGGCGGGAGTCGACGGCGGCCCCGCGCTGCAGGAGATGGAGGCCGCGTTCGTGCGCAACCTCACCTACGCTGCCGAGCTGCTCTCCGAG GAATGACCGGCCTGATCGAGCCCATCAACACGCGGCTGACCGACGCTCGCTACTTTCTGTCCTCGCCTCACCACG CCGCCGCCATCTTGAGGAAAGTGGCCAAGGAGAACATCAAACTGCAAATG GATGTTTTCCACTGGCAAATTATGGACGGAAACCTGACGCACAACATTCAGCGATATTTGCCGCTGCTGG GTCACGTCCAGGTGGCTCAGGTCCCCGGCAGGAACGAGCCGGACAGCGCCGGCGAGATCAACTACGACTACGTCTTCTCCACGCTGGAGAGGCTGGGCTACCGAGGATACGTCGGCTGCGAGTACAAGCCGCTAG GAAGAACGCAGGAAGGTTTGGCTTGGCTCCGAGATTACCGGACACGCAGGAAGTGACGCTACACGGACAAACCATGAAAGCGGTGGCCTCGCTGCTAATGTTGTCTCgtaaaatgtcatatttgagATTGCATAACTGGTTTTAG
- the hyi gene encoding putative hydroxypyruvate isomerase isoform X2, giving the protein MSSSSALRFCANISWLFTELPDFPQRMRAAAEAGFRAVEAAWPYDVDPLELRAAKELHDLDVVLINTPPGQETGDGKQKQHPLRLRHLHHRVLQVTSQRESWAWRRYPEEKKTSNEDSRRPSAMQQLSTAKGSTLWPAGFRRESTAAPRCRRWRPRSCATSPTLPSCSPRNDRPDRAHQHAADRRSLLSVLASPRRRHLEESGQGEHQTANGCFPLANYGRKPDAQHSAIFAAAGSRPGGSGPRQERAGQRRRDQLRLRLLHAGEAGLPRIRRLRVQAARKNAGRFGLAPRLPDTQEVTLHGQTMKAVASLLMLSRKMSYLRLHNWF; this is encoded by the exons ATGTCTTCGTCGTCGGCGCTTCGCTTCTGCGCCAACATCAGCTGGCTGTTCACCGAGCTGCCGGACTTCCCGCAACGGATGCGGGCGGCCGCCGAGGCCGGCTTCCGAGCGGTGGAGGCGGCCTGGCCCTACGACGTCGACCCGCTGGAGCTCCGCGCGGCCAAAGAGCTCCACGACCTGGACGTCGTCCTCATCAACACGCCGCCGGGTCAGGAGACGGGAGACGGAAAACAGAAACAACACCCACTCCGCCTACGTCATCTTCATCATCGTGTGTTGCAGGTGACGTCACAGCGGGAGAGTTGGGCTTGGCGGCGCTACCCGGAAGAGAAGAAGACTTCGAACGAGGACTCAAGGAGGCCGTCCGCTATGCAGCAGCTCTCGACTGCCAAAG GATCCACATTATGGCCGGCAGGATTCCGGCGGGAGTCGACGGCGGCCCCGCGCTGCAGGAGATGGAGGCCGCGTTCGTGCGCAACCTCACCTACGCTGCCGAGCTGCTCTCCGAG GAATGACCGGCCTGATCGAGCCCATCAACACGCGGCTGACCGACGCTCGCTACTTTCTGTCCTCGCCTCACCACG CCGCCGCCATCTTGAGGAAAGTGGCCAAGGAGAACATCAAACTGCAAATG GATGTTTTCCACTGGCAAATTATGGACGGAAACCTGACGCACAACATTCAGCGATATTTGCCGCTGCTGG GTCACGTCCAGGTGGCTCAGGTCCCCGGCAGGAACGAGCCGGACAGCGCCGGCGAGATCAACTACGACTACGTCTTCTCCACGCTGGAGAGGCTGGGCTACCGAGGATACGTCGGCTGCGAGTACAAGCCGCTAG GAAGAACGCAGGAAGGTTTGGCTTGGCTCCGAGATTACCGGACACGCAGGAAGTGACGCTACACGGACAAACCATGAAAGCGGTGGCCTCGCTGCTAATGTTGTCTCgtaaaatgtcatatttgagATTGCATAACTGGTTTTAG
- the hyi gene encoding putative hydroxypyruvate isomerase isoform X3, producing the protein MSSSSALRFCANISWLFTELPDFPQRMRAAAEAGFRAVEAAWPYDVDPLELRAAKELHDLDVVLINTPPGDVTAGELGLAALPGREEDFERGLKEAVRYAAALDCQRIHIMAGRIPAGVDGGPALQEMEAAFVRNLTYAAELLSEQGMTGLIEPINTRLTDARYFLSSPHHAAAILRKVAKENIKLQMDVFHWQIMDGNLTHNIQRYLPLLGHVQVAQVPGRNEPDSAGEINYDYVFSTLERLGYRGYVGCEYKPLGRTQEGLAWLRDYRTRRK; encoded by the exons ATGTCTTCGTCGTCGGCGCTTCGCTTCTGCGCCAACATCAGCTGGCTGTTCACCGAGCTGCCGGACTTCCCGCAACGGATGCGGGCGGCCGCCGAGGCCGGCTTCCGAGCGGTGGAGGCGGCCTGGCCCTACGACGTCGACCCGCTGGAGCTCCGCGCGGCCAAAGAGCTCCACGACCTGGACGTCGTCCTCATCAACACGCCGCCGG GTGACGTCACAGCGGGAGAGTTGGGCTTGGCGGCGCTACCCGGAAGAGAAGAAGACTTCGAACGAGGACTCAAGGAGGCCGTCCGCTATGCAGCAGCTCTCGACTGCCAAAG GATCCACATTATGGCCGGCAGGATTCCGGCGGGAGTCGACGGCGGCCCCGCGCTGCAGGAGATGGAGGCCGCGTTCGTGCGCAACCTCACCTACGCTGCCGAGCTGCTCTCCGAG CAAGGAATGACCGGCCTGATCGAGCCCATCAACACGCGGCTGACCGACGCTCGCTACTTTCTGTCCTCGCCTCACCACG CCGCCGCCATCTTGAGGAAAGTGGCCAAGGAGAACATCAAACTGCAAATG GATGTTTTCCACTGGCAAATTATGGACGGAAACCTGACGCACAACATTCAGCGATATTTGCCGCTGCTGG GTCACGTCCAGGTGGCTCAGGTCCCCGGCAGGAACGAGCCGGACAGCGCCGGCGAGATCAACTACGACTACGTCTTCTCCACGCTGGAGAGGCTGGGCTACCGAGGATACGTCGGCTGCGAGTACAAGCCGCTAG GAAGAACGCAGGAAGGTTTGGCTTGGCTCCGAGATTACCGGACACGCAGGAAGTGA